The DNA region CTTCTTCCTACGAATTAAAATAGTTGTCACAAATTCTCATTTAAGAAGATGTCATCATAAGATAGTCATCTAAATAgtccaattaaattaattatatagtcCATTTTTATAATAGTTGTCACAAATTCTCATTTAAGAAGATGTCATCATAAGATAGTCATCTAAATAgtccaattaaattaattatatcgtccatttttatatattatatactcacTTTTCACTAGTTTAACATTGATCGCattgtttttcaatttgcaGCGCGCTTAGGTTAGTAGGTAGAGTAATTTGGTATACATAGGTTAAATAACTTCTATGTTTGTTGTTGCTAAGAACAAACAAATACTCAttatagcttttttttttttgttaaaatgagtaattcaaaaaaagataaaacaatATACTCTTTGTTCGCTGTTCTAATAGTAAACAAGAGagtgaaattattattattattttttttgcctTCTTTCTTCTCCTAATTTCTTTATATTACCTAATTTCTCTCATAACATATTTTGTACATTAACTAATTCAACTAATACTTCTCCAATTTCATTATAGGATGTTTTATTTCCTAACCATCTAACTCATATCGAAATCTCACAGCAAAAGTTTTAGCTTGAAATTACATTGCATAATCAAGTATACTACAAGTTCTAGAAAAAAAAGGTTAAGACACCAATGAAAAGTCACACTACATCATCACGTGAGCTTTGTAAATAATCAAAGAATAAAGAAAACCAATAGGATAatcaaaaatgaatttaaaaaatgaagATAATTGCAATACCTATGCTATACGATTGTATATATCAAAACCCTAGAGAAAATATAACAACTTCCAAATAGAAAATAGAGAAAAATTAAGAGGAGGAACAAGTGTTATTTGTTGTTATAGCATAAAAGCTAATTATAACGAGTACTTGTTCACTGTTAGCTATATTGAGTAAAGCTTAACTTGACTTTTTGATCAAAATTTTTGTTCTTTGTTGCTAATTCACTAAACAAATTCAAACCGTAGATTCGAACACAGAGACGTATTTATGGGAATTATATTAGTCTCACATTTATTTTGTGAattcttttaattaaaaatacttttttttttgaaattttcttaacCTTGCTCGTAACTCGTAAACAAATACATGTGAAGATTATGGGCCAATTAaaatgttatgaatggtgtgacttgagtgcacatttggtgtgtgcattcatgtgtgactcttgggtttGGAATCCAATGAGTATGTTAATGTAGAtgtattaagttgagtcttgatgattgtgatttatgatggtgattaaaagatggattaatgaggtaatgaagtatgagttattcattggagttatgggacttaatgaagaagtgcaaaggtttaattcttgatgctcctaggatgttgtttttgactcttcaagtacttggggatgtttcattatcatttattcatagttttaatgtacttaatgttacttagtgagatctctcctataaatagagagctctcattcacacataaagaatcatccacaaaatacacccaagccaaacactagcctatatctcttctctattgtaattttccatatttgagagttctttgaactcctttgataatataagagatactacacaccggaggacgtagcctaagttgggtgaacctcgttaaatttttgtgtctTTTTATTccattactttctcctacaaacatcgatatcattgatagcttaatttgtttgtcacaaaacctcatacattcgatcttggcaatattggagtttgaaacacattgctCGAACTCTAATAGAACATCGTTTTCATAAAACCATAAGCATGGACTTGGACGAGCAATCTAACGCGATGGAAATTTTTCTCCTTTCAGAAATAAATTATCTAATAGTCATCTTTTCCCAACAGATTGAAGGTTACCTAAAAATCGTCAAGATGTAAGCTCTACGAATCAAGATTAATCAACCAATCTCCAAGATAGTTGCAAACGAGGTCTCATTGCTTCATGGTTACACATGATTTCACAAGATTCTCTTATGTTAAATATGGAACTTTTTTTtagaacttattttttaaattactagTTGTGGGGCCGCGTTCCCCTAAGTTATACTTTTAAGTTTGAGGATAAGTTTGCGGCTCCGATGTTACACTTTTAAGTTTGAAGATAATAGTTTACGTATTTTGAAAAAATGTCTTACGATtttgaaataaaacaaaatttaaaatattgtagATAGTTGTCATTCCTAATTACCTTCAAAACGCTCTCTCTAATAGTATGATCCCAAGCAATGTATCCCAAAATATTTTAACATCATCTACACCGTTGAATGCATCAAGTGCATTCAGgtcattatttaaattatatacaaTTCCATTATTCTTTCTCAAAGTAAACCAATgcctattattttaaattatatacaaTCTCATTATTCTTTCTCAAAGTAAACCAATGCCTATTATTCCTTCTAGAATAACAGTCATAGCCTGTACACAAGCCCATGTCAATTGAACAAGCAAACTGCACTTATAGGATgcgaaattaaatttaaaataatacaccTGAATTGAACATTCACAAAATTTGCGATGTGTTGTATATCACAAGCTATCAATGAATACTACACAAATATGCAAAAAGAGAGCAAAAACCCAGAAAACAGAGCAATGAAAATACATATTCTAAGTTCCAATTCAGGACAGTTTTAAAGAGTAAATGGGGTAATGATCTTTTGTTCTTGGGCTcatacaacaatcaaaatcatATATGTTTAGCATCAATAAAGCAAGACAAATAATATTCACTTATAATAGCAACAAAATTATGATAACAAGCAACACATAAAGTTGTAATACAAAAGCAAAGATAGTACTACATGTTCAATTAATAGTTAAGCAAAATGAACATGGTTGTGGTGGGCTAGCATGGAAAGTTATAGCTCCTAATAATTGGAGTTTCCAAACAAGTGTTCCAAAAAGGCAACAATATTTAAGATAGTGTGTCAAAAGCTAACATCGTAGACAACTCAAGCGTTGAAGTCCAATACATCGGAAGAAGTAATTGCATCcgaaaaatctaaactaagcTTCACTATCTCTACTTTCTTTGATGCAGATGACGGTTGTGGATCATTTAAAGGAGCAAAAGTCAATAGAGCTGGTACAATTTGCTCTGATGAATGAGTATCGGTCTCTACTTTATGTGATGCAGATGATGGTTCTGGAGCGTGTAAAGAAGTAGCATCAGTTAGTTGAGCGAGTACACTTTATTGTGATGAATGAGTCTCGAACGACTTGCAGGCCAAGTGTTCTGGATTTGTTGAAGTATCTGGTGCAACTGCAATCAATTTTAGAACCCACTTTAGCACACCACTTTTAGATAAAGCGACAGTTGGACCCAACTGTATCTCAATCGGTTTCACTCATAGAGATTGAGCAATGTCTTGATAAGATTCAGTATGTTCCTGTTTAGTGAAGATAAACTAATAGTAGTAAGTGTACTAATGATTAAAGTTACGAATTTTGCAAGGTTATAATTTCGAGATTTTTGCCTTACATAAGTAGCTGGATTATATAGTTCATCGATTGTTTTTCCAAAGAATTCTGCTATAGTGTCATTGAATGCAGTTAGTTGGATAGAGTCCGTGCTATCGTAGGCGTCGAAAGTGAGCGCTAATCTGATAGATGGCAAAATCAAAAATTGTATATGAGAGTTCAATAGATAAGGTTGTACATATAAATTTATGAACCAACCATGGCTTAGCGACGCTCTCTTTCTTGTGGCACCATGGACATTCAAAAACTTCATTCCTTTCATTGTCTGTCTTTTTATTGCATTGATCACACCCTATAAATTTTCTTATATCATTGTAGCTACAATTCTCGAGCAATGCTTTTATCCAATATCAATCTTCTTGGATAGTATTTGCTGCCTGTGGAATTTTAAAAGGGTTAGTTTTACTTGATTGGTACTTCTTATAATTCTATTTTATAATGATTGTTTTTggatatatttagcaaaataaaaaggaatatagATAATTAACTGATATAATTAGAAAGCTAGATTTAATATCGTCTTGCTTCTGATGAAGGCAATTGTGGTTAGCTGCCTTTGGTTTAAGGGTATGCGGGTCTTCAGGATTTGTGTTTTGTGATCGCGAAGCAAGGATCCATGAGAAGAGGCCCTATGTTAAAAAAAGAACATGTATTGATGGAAACATATAACTTTGTGTGTAAATGCATTATCAGGGATTGTTTACAGATTACGTGCTTTACCAGTGGCTTAGAGAATTTGTCTTGTCACCAGTTGGTGTTGGAATGATTAAAGACGACATCATAGTTGATAGGCCAAAACCTAATAATTTTCAAAGGCAATTATCATCGCATAAATGAAGATGGCAATTGGTTTACTGAATATTAGAGTAATAAAGGGAACCACGAACAAAAAGATATAATAGTAAGTATACCCTTGTGTGATGTAACCCTTAGAGATGTGAaatcaaaaatttgattttcagcAGGTTTTGTTTTAAAGAAGTCTGCCATATCATTCCATGCCGACACAGTTAAGGGTTAATGTGAGCTGCATGAGGTTGGTCAATAAAACATATAGAATACAATAgataaatatgtttaaaaagCTAAAGTGTGCAACACTATACCTATGATCAACGATAATAATTTCTGACACGTTGTTTGTTGCTCAAATGCACCTTTTACCATGCGCTTGTCTCCAATGAAAAGAACAACACCAATTATatctaaataataaatgattggTGATAAATTACTTTCTTGATAATGTACTTATATCTTATATGTAGTTATACGCATAAGATATTAAATATGTTTGATATAAATGATATTAGAACTATTGAATATATGTACTAAATCTATCATAAGGACTTGCTGTTCTTGGAATAGTTGCTATTGAATGATAGACCGGACCGGAAGCTTTTGAAGAGGAACCAATGACTTGAATTACAGTCCAATTACTAAATGTCATTTGATATTCCCCAGTTCTGGTTTGGTACTTTTCGTCGACGGCCTTAAATGTAGGATTTGAAATCAGATACTCATGATTCTGTTTAATTAAAGAATCATGAGCTTGTATGTCAACTTCGAAGAGGGTTGCTCTCATAACATCACCCTAATAATAGTAAGGATCAAATAACAGTTAGCTAAAAAATGTAAGGTTGATTGAACAAAAAAGTTGTTATTCTTTTGTGTGTATACCTTTTCATCTTGCAGCAGAAGACGTTGGTATTTCTTTTTGCCTGGTGATTGAAACGGTCTGGACTTGTCAATAACCTTGATTTTAACTTTATGTACTACTGATGTGTTTGCTAAGTCATGCAAAGTAGAATACTTTTCCTTCATGTCTGCAGCGTCAAAGTAATCAATAATTTTACACTAACAAATAGAAATATGCCTAGTATCAAAGGCAAAATGATCACAAACCGAAAATAATGCGCCAAATCCAATATAAAGATGAAATGAACTTTTAGGATTGCAAACAAAAGCATTAATTAGTGTGAGCGTTCAACATTTATGCCAAATACCCATATATGTTGTTTTAACAGGTTGGTGTTGTTGGTTTGATGTTGTACAAGCTTATATAAGGCAGCACTGATGCTGTTAGGAAGTAATCGAGTCCATGATTAAATGTGGATCGGTTAAGAAGCTCGTGCAGTTACAAAGAATAGAGGCCGAGTGTAGCGAATTGTGTCAAATAAGAGTGAATACAAACATAGATATGTGTGAAGGTGTAGGAAGAGAAGAGGATGAAAGCTTGTCGAAGATGATCCTGTGAAGATGATTCATCCTATACCTGGTGAAAGCTCAATATGTGAAGGTGATCCATCCCTCAGAATACAACAACTCCAATAACAACAAGGCAAACCTTACTCTCAAGCTGATATGGTTGGCTACATgaacaaaaaattcaaatcCTGTGCTAGTGCAAAAATATTCTCATGTACTATTAATTTTATCAAGTACTATATGCTCTTGTTCATTATACTGCATACTTAATAAAAACAAGATGAAAAAAGAGGATGAAACATACATGATCAAGAAGGGATATACAAATTTTGATGAAGAAAGTttgatgaagaaataaattgtAAAGTTTGATGAAGAACGAGAAAGAAAGAAATACCTGTGGGGAAGTCAAGTTAAAAGTATACCAGGGGTTACACAATTGAATCAAGATGAAAGATAAAAGCAAGTAGGCAGTAACTTTAGAAATTGCATCACTAAAGGAGAGAAAAAGAGTAAATATTCAATCAATTGGCTGATTTTTCTCAAAGTGAAAAAGAATTATACATAAGCAAATTAAGAATAACTTCAATAGACATACTACTCAATCTAGAAATCACTAGTCAAGTAAAGAATTACAAAAAACAATCATAAACTTTCATGTTCAAGCTACATTTCCATGTCCATTTAAAAAGTTCTATATTTACATGGTTTTGTTCctgaatattatatatttttgttcaaGTGCCTACCGTTTAATGCCAATTGTTGTTTAGTTCTTATGATATATGTTTATGGTTGGGGCTTTTTCTTGCAATGATAGGCTGAGTTCACTCCTGATAATTTGTACACAAGGAAACGACCTTTCGACTCTAGGGTACAATTAATGATGGCTTTTGATCTACTCTTTGTAATATGATATGAGCTATTTAATTTGAAGTTTGCATCAACAAGAAATACTGAAATCACCTGACGAAGACACAAGTTGGAAGAATATAAAGAAACAATTCAATGAAGTTGTAAGCAAGAGTAAAGTGACTCTTGATCAAACAACAAACGACaaggaaaaaaaacacaaatcaaGGGTATCTTTGATCACATTTCAATCACAAATGATTtgtatttatttcatttaattatacACTCAATTAGAGCATAATAAAAACAAACTACATTATAGTAGATGCTGAAAATGCTTAGATCTTCGCTTACAAAGATAGTAATCCAAGCAAAGCATACAAAACCTTTGTGCAGTTTCCTATGCTGTCAAAATGCCTGAAGTTACAGAAACTATGTGCAGAATCCCCAAACTCATCAGCCCACCCACTAATCCAACTTCTAGATTTTCTAGGTGGGGCTAAATCATTTGAACTCTGCAAAATTCTGCTATGGAATAAACATACAATAAGTGTTAAAGTAGAAGAAAAGGAAATTTGATCTATCAGCTTAAAGTTTTTCTTAACTCTTGTGTGCTTCAAGGGTGGAATGTTGCAATCATAACGAAAAGAGCAAAAGTATATTCATTCTGTGTAGTAAAGAGCAgaagtttttcttaattttatttcGCAAAATATGTGTTCATTTTAAtgatcttttttttctttgttctaATTAAATGATCTGTAAATCATTGATTAGTAAATAGCAAATAAGTAAATAGAAATTGaacaatagaaaaaaaaacaactcaTTGAATGACATCAATAAACATGTTGAATTTAGAAAGCATATAAAAGAATACAAGTGTAATAATACCTAATTACGTTGAGAATGAAGTTGTAGCAATCAGTTTCCTGTACATTTGTAGAAAgtgaaaacacaaattaaattaacaaaGCACAAGTATATGTTTGTGTATTTAGGCAAATTTGAGAAAACGAATTTGAGTTACTTGTGTTCCTTTTTAAGTGCAAGAGTTTGTGTATGGTTATAAGATTAAATATATGTGAAGACTTGGATTTTATAGATAGTTGTAGTGGTTGAAATCCAGTAACAACAACTCATCAAAACATGTGTTCGTGTCAAATCACCTGATAAAATTCCATATGAAAGCATTCGGCTTATGGAAGATATTGTCTTCAAATTCAACAATTAAGTCAAATGGATGAAAacttacaattattatttttatgaagcTTAATGGGAAAAacacaaatattcaaaaaaagtGAAATTCAGTTTCCATACCATCAGATTTTTCTGGAGAGGAATCCAAGTGACAGGCAGGTCTTATATCAAAGTAAACAAAGAAGAAACAAACAGTTACAACCTGTAATTATATATGTCAAGCATGACCTATTATTCTATTACCTCTCATTAGTTGGTGGTTGCATGGCAGCTGCTGCTTCTTTCTTCTGCAAGAATAGCCAAAAAAGATAATGAAATACCGAATACAATTGAAAAAGTCCCAATTCCTATCAAATGATGATGAATCGAAAACAAATACAAGGAAAGTGAACTCTTAAAAAATGCAAGGGTGTTGGCTACGCACACGGTCCCCCAAATTACACTATCGAATttccaaatattattttatacatttctattaacaataatacaaaTGAAATTAAATCTTAATGTCGTAGTACGAAGGTTGTATAAATAATGACATCTTATTAGCTGAAATGTCGGCCTGGCTATGATATAGCCGACCTCGTACCGTATCAAAATGATCAGACACAGCTTAATGCAACAATCTAAGTTCCTTCCCACTAAAGTGTGTCTGATCTTTACATAGCTCTTAAACTTTCAGCTTGTGGCAATATAAATTTCCTTTGTATTAACTATGATAAGGATTAAGGAAAAGTTGTACAAGGCTTGTCTATGCAGAAAGTCATACCTGCATTTTCAGACATAGCTTAATGTACATTTTCAGCTTGTGGCAATGGAGCATCATGTATCACTTCAACGAAAGTCATACCTGGTTTTTTCACAGAAATGAAATgtgatgaaaaatgataaaataatcgCGACACCATTAATTCAACAAAGCGCAACACTTAAAACAATTATCTAGAAAGGTTCTCTCCGGAAAATATAATAAATCGAAGGAATTGAACATACCATCCCACCAGTTGAATGGGCTTGATCCCCTGAGCTTGAAATGAAAATTCCCAAAAATACGAAAGGTAAGCACATGAAAGAAGAGGAAGTTCTTCAGCGTCTATCAGGGAAAGATATCAACTAATGCAAAGATATCAACTAATGCAAAGATATCAACTAAAAGTACAATCATCTCATTTTGTGGAGCATCACGTCCACTAATAACCAAATAATTTTCGCTGCTGATGAACCAATTAAATTATGAGAAATTCTCGCAAGTGTTTTTTCCTGGTAATCCAGAAATGGTAAGATACATAAttcaatactaatgaacaaaATTAAAGAGATCGGAAAGCAATAAAAATACCTTAACAATGCaggatgatgaagaataaaaccATAAacttgatgttgatttttttgttatttttatggaATGGGATGTTAAGGTTACCCTTCACCAGATCAGAATTACCTATTTATCAAAACAAAGTTGTTCAGCAGCTAATTGGCCTATATAAAGAGCTATATGAAAAAGGTAAAGAAGCAAGTTGGAAACCTTCGGATCATCGGGAGGATCATACTGGACAATCCAATCTAAAACAAATTCAAGAAAAGAACAGATCAATCAACTGTAAAAGCTATTGTTAAACTGTTATACTTAAAACCACCTATAAACAAATGAAGTCACACAACATTTTCCATCATATTAACCTTCAAGTAATTAATAATTGCAAATTATAATTGATTCTATATTTCTGTGTAATTCTAATTTATAGGAGTATTAATCTGAATGTTGCCTcgttcaaaaaatcaaaaaacaaacaatattCAAGCCACAAACACAGAGTTGTGTATAGCATAAAGGGGCAGAAACTCATCTAGAGTTTAACATTGTAATAAATAGCAAAAGAAGATAGTGATCAAGAAGCACCCATCAAAAAATTTGTTGCCTTTGTTGAGATACTGATCTGATTACTGAGATGGACCAAAAATTTGTTTGCGAAAAGCGCACCCATCATCTTGTGGAAGACGAAGCATATTTATTATTTACTCGGGCAACGTACCGGAACAATTGAGGATCATCCGTGTCCCTTCAATGTAATCTCTTGTAATCAAATCCTCTATCCTTTTCTTGATTAGCTTAAAAACAGGCTGAAAAAAGAGACGGTGAAAGACCATcaaatcaaatatcaaataaagattaaataCCCGAAAAGAAACAGCAAGATCACATACCTTGAAACTGCGAGTTAGCTGCTCAACACACTCGGCGACCAATTACTGATATTCCAACACCTTCCTACTTTTCATTATGCTCACAATAATGGCATCAATGGCAAATCACCTATCTTTGTCCACATCATCGACCATCGTTTTCCTTTCATCCAATGAAGGAAGAGAAATCTACATTCGCAACAAGAAAACGAAAATACAAGTGAGAAATTGCTGAATATGCAAGGAATTTTTCCATTGAAAAATATGGACATTGTACAAAATCATATTCTTATCCTACAATTTTGATGCATCAAGATGAATACTACTTGTTTTCCGTACGTTCTGCAACACAAATCCAATAAGTACAGAAAGATCATGATCtattaaaaaactaaagaatatattttataaacaatTTGCACACATGAGAACAATCAATTTAAATGCAGGTTTTTACGCAATTATGAATTATTAACAATGCAATTCTTTTACCTTATCAAAACACTGTCATATAATGCCCGCTTTCTTCAAAAGATCAAACGAAACCACATTTGTAACACATGGTGATGTTGCCTTCTGTTCTATTGAACTTTCATCTAACACCTTTATATTGTTGGCTTTTCTGGCCCGAGAAAGTGCAACGTACAGCTGCCCATGAGAAAAACATAGTTGTCGAATGTACACTCCAACTTCATGTAGAGTTTGACCTTGTGATTTATTAATAGTCATTGCAAAGCACAACTTGATCGGAAATTGCAATCTCTGAAATTGGAACGGATAACCAGATGATTCGAAGGGCCTGAGATTAATGCGCTGCAACATCACACACTCACCCTTTGAAAATCCTATAGAAATCTCGCATTGTATAATGTTTGGCATGAATTTTTTGCAAATAAGTCTTGTTCCATTACACAAGCCGTTTGATGGATCAAGGTTGCGCAACAAAATACCTGGGCAATTCAACTTCAAAATCAATTCATGTGGACTCATGCCTCCGGGACAAAGTGTATTCAAAAACTTAGTTGGATAAATGTTACTATTATCATCAATAACTGAATCAAAGCTTTTGTAAATACAGACATCTCCAAAGAATTTATCAATTAGCTTTGAATTGATCAAATCAACATCTTCATTCCGAGGTGTCAGTATAGCGCGTTCAGCAAAAAATGATGAATGGATAGACTAAGTCGAAATATTGGGATATACTGCCTCCAATAGATCCTCAAGGGTTGCAGGTTATTCTCTACAACTCAAATTCCAGCTCTTTGGAATACTAACTAATTCAGTTTCTTGCATTTGAAGTTCACCGTTGCCCAATGCTAGCAAAAATCTGGAAAATTCTAGATCTTCTCGTGCTCGCATATTTACAGTTAGTTCAAATCGGGTGAAAAGAGGCCACAAGTGTGAACTAAGTAAGTTGTAACCAATCATTTCTTGCTGTGATTTCTTGGGAACAATTGGAACAGTTTGACGAAAGTCACCACCAAAAACAACAACCTTACCACCAAAGGGAACATCAGATAAACATAGATCTTGTAAAAGCAAATCAAGTGACTCGATGTTCTCTCTACGAGCCATGGAAGCTTCATCCCATATAATTAGTGAACTTTCCTTAATAAGAGAAGCAACACTTGATTGCTTACCGACATTACATGTAAAGGATTGTCCACAATCAACCGATAGTTTAAACCTAGAATGCGCAGTACGACCAGTAGGCATGTTAGAAGCTGCAATACCAGAAGTTGTTGTCGGTAACACAATTTGATTGAGCAGGCGTACCTTTGCATACAGTGCACAGTATAAAAAGGTCTTGCCAATTCCCCCTGGGCCATCAATGAAAAATAGACCCGGTTTTTTGCTTTTGACATGATAAATAATACACTTGTATGcaattcgttgttcattgttgagTTATTTCCTTGCAACATTACATGCCTTTGGAATAGGAGCATCAAGGACATCAATAACATCTCTTGCTCTTTGTACCAATATATCTTCGCTTCTACAAAGgtgttgtaaatcatagtctttaAGACTCTTTCCTATGTTCTCCAAAAAAGAGGCTAGTGATTAACAAGTTAGAGATAAAATTCTATGAGGTTGACATGGATGCTTAGCTGCATAATCCTCTGATAAGTGAACATAACACCTATCCCACATTTGAGCAGGATTACTCGGTTCGAGGAAAACAAGAATTGTGGCAAACAACCTTCGTAAAGCATGAAGCATTTGTACAGTAACTATGTCATCTAAGCATTGATATGTGTGACCGTCAACTGTGAGTAGATTAGCAAAAGAGCATGGACCAGCTACGCATGCTAACaacaatcttaaaaaataaCGTTCACCTTCGGAGGGTGCAACAAATGCAAGACGACCAATCGGTGTACCTCGCTTTCGTTTGTTCCAACTTTTGCTTTGTGAATGCCAAACATGATGCTCAACAAACTCTGAAAAGCAATATTTAGGTTCAAAAGGATGTGTTGCATTATAAGAAAAGAATTTTGTCAAAACAGTCTTAGCTCTACTTTGACTATGTGCAACATGTGCAAGATTTTCCGTAGCGTTAAAGCAAACGCTTTGCATATTAGGCAAATGAACCTATAAAGGCATAACCGCTGGTTTCATATCATACAGGTCAAAACCGAATATTCCCCACGCAGCTTCCAGCAGCGAAACCCATCTACCGGATTGGTATGCCTAAATCTCATCAACCACTTGTTGCTCACTAGTAGacccaacactaaatgaaatctTATCATGGCCTTTGTATACATATTTATAGAGATATTTAACAGCCTTAATTGTTGAGAAAATTTCAACATTTATATG from Amaranthus tricolor cultivar Red isolate AtriRed21 chromosome 3, ASM2621246v1, whole genome shotgun sequence includes:
- the LOC130808275 gene encoding uncharacterized protein LOC130808275: MQSVCFNATENLAHVAHSQSRAKTVLTKFFSYNATHPFEPKYCFSEFVEHHVWHSQSKSWNKRKRGTPIGRLAFVAPSEGERYFLRLLLACVAGPCSFANLLTVDGHTYQCLDDIVTVQMLHALRRLFATILVFLEPSNPAQMWDRCYVHLSEDYAAKHPSSFLENIGKSLKDYDLQHLCRSEDILVQRARDVIDVLDAPIPKVRLLNQIVLPTTTSGIAASNMPTGRTAHSRFKLSVDCGQSFTCNVGKQSSVASLIKESSLIIWDEASMARRENIESLDLLLQDLCLSDVPFGGKVVVFGGDFRQTVPIVPKKSQQEMIGYNLLSSHLWPLFTRFELTVNMRAREDLEFSRFLLALGNGELQMQETELSIHSSFFAERAILTPRNEDVDLINSKLIDKFFGDVCIYKSFDSVIDDNSNIYPTKFLNTLCPGGMSPHELILKLNCPGFSKGECVMLQRINLRPFESSGYPFQFQRLQFPINCTLHFLGPEKPTI
- the LOC130808274 gene encoding uncharacterized protein LOC130808274, whose translation is MDMKEKYSTLHDLANTSVVHKVKIKVIDKSRPFQSPGKKKYQRLLLQDEKGDVMRATLFEVDIQAHDSLIKQNHEYLISNPTFKAVDEKYQTRTGEYQMTFSNWTVIQVIGSSSKASGPVYHSIATIPRTASPYDRFSTYIQ